Proteins co-encoded in one Cygnus olor isolate bCygOlo1 chromosome 6, bCygOlo1.pri.v2, whole genome shotgun sequence genomic window:
- the LOC121071880 gene encoding mitochondrial chaperone BCS1 translates to MPFSDFVAALKDNPYFGAGFGLVGVGTALALARKGAQFGLVAFRRHCMITLEVPSKDKSYQWLLNWISHHAKHTQHLSVETSYLQHESGRVSTKFDFVPSPGNHFIWYRRKWIRIERSREKQMIDLHTGTPWESVTFTALGTDREIFFNILQEARELALQQQEGRTIMYTAMGAEWRQFGFPRRRRPLSSVVLEEGVSERLVQDVKEFIDNPKWYSERGIPYRRGYLLYGPPGCGKSSFITALAGELQYSICLLSLSDRSLSDDRLNHLLSVAPQQSIILLEDVDAAFVSRDLAAENPAAYQGMGRLTFSGLLNALDGVASAEARIVFMTTNYVDRLDPALVRPGRVDLRQYVGHCSRRQLARMFQRFYPEQPPAAAERFAERALGVCEQLSAAQVQGHFMLYKADPGGAVENVGSMLP, encoded by the exons ATGCCGTTCTCCGACTTCGTCGCGGCGCTCAAGGACAACCCGTACTTCGGGGCCGGGTTCGGCCTGGTCGGGGTGGGCACGGCCCTGGCCCTAGCGCGGAAGGGGGCTCAGTTCGGCCTGGTGGCTTTCAGGCGCCATTGTATGATCACCCTGGAGGTGCCCAGCAAGGATAAGAGCTACCAGTGGCTGCTGAACTGGATCTCGCACCACGCCAAGCACACGCAGCACCTGAGCGTCGAGACGTCGTACCTGCAGCACGAGAGCGGGCGCGTCAGCACCAAGTTCGACTTCGTCCCCAGCCCCGGGAACCATTTCATCTG GTATCGGAGGAAGTGGATTCGCATCGAGCGCAGCCGGGAGAAGCAGATGATCGACCTGCACACGGGAACCCCCTGGGAGTCTGTCACCTTCACGGCGCTGGGCACCGACCGGGAGATCTTCTTCAACATCCTGCAGGAAG cccgggagctggctctgcagcagcaggaggggaggacGATCATGTACACGGCCATGGGGGCGGAGTGGCGGCAGTTCGGCTTCCCCCGCCGCCGGCGGCCTCTCAGCTCCGTGGTGCTAGAGGAAGGCGTGTCGGAGAGGCTGGTGCAGGACGTGAAGGAGTTCATCGACAACCCCAAGTGGTACAGCGAGAGAG GGATCCCGTACCGAAGAGGCTACCTGCTGTATGGCCCTCCCGGCTGCGGGAAGAGCAGCTTCAT cacagccctggccGGGGAGCTGCAGTACAGCATCTGCCTGCTGAGCCTCAGCGACCGCAGCCTCTCCGACGACCGCCTCAACCACCTCCTGAGCGTGGCGCCGCAGCAGAGCATCATCCTCCTGGAGGACGTGGACGCTGCCTTCGTCAGCCGGGACCTCGCCGCTGAGA ACCCCGCCGCGTACCAAGGCATGGGGCGCCTCACCTTCAGCGGCCTCCTCAACGCCCTGGATGGCGTGGCCTCCGCGGAGGCCAGGATCGTCTTCATGACCACCAACTACGTGGACAG GCTGGACCCAGCCCTGGTGCGGCCGGGCCGCGTGGACCTCAGGCAGTACGTGGGGCACTGCTCCCGCCGGCAGCTCGCCCGCATGTTCCAGCGCTTCTAccccgagcagcccccggccgcaGCCGAGCGCTTCGCGGAGCGGGCGCTGGGGGTCTGCGAGCAGCTCAGCGCCGCCCAGGTGCAGGGCCACTTCATGCTCTACAAGGCGGACCCCGGGGGAGCCGTCGAAAACGTGGGCTCCATGCTGCCGTGA
- the RNF25 gene encoding E3 ubiquitin-protein ligase RNF25: MAAAGEEAEAAEWALPAEVEVLESIYLEELRVRRGRGRSEPWEVSITLHPATAQDQDSQFVRCTLLLAVPPQYPNAAPDIAIRNPRGLSDEQIQKILQTLRSVAEARLGTEVLYELIEKGKEILTDNNIPHGQCVICLYGFQEREAFTKTQCYHYFHSHCLARYAQHMEEEILMQQEEREQHLAPSPKQDVGVQCPVCRETLVYDLCALKAAPPPQHPLEPYRPDAKTLQHQEELRLIFKRQQEKGGIIDPEAERNRYFISLQAPPATADPGQAAAASEPLVSASAVDAPQAPCQASAPEPARAAPAQPERPAVPREPQSRRERHRGERPGPKGPGRQTCSSSQEAAEEACHPLHGSRAPRGFSRRPERRPGGRHSQEFPKHHSRSRAAALAERKELCPEDPSPETETADLKEEQRDVERWTPEQGAEAQGREKENLAFSCSDHRAAAGWQGHHRPWDCGRWERSRAQERGSHPRAPRGRGALRPSGRREAHLLEKESGS, encoded by the exons ATGGCGGCGGCCGGCGAGGAGGCGGAGGCGGCGGAGTG GGCGCTGCCGGCCGAGGTGGAGGTGCTGGAGTCCATCTACCTGGAGGAGCTGCGggtgcggcggggccgcggcag GTCGGAGCCCTGGGAGGTGAGCATCACCCTGCACCCCGCCACGGCGCAGGACCAGGACTCGCAGTTCGTCCGCTGCACCCTGCTGCTCGCCGTGCCCCCCCAG taTCCCAACGCGGCTCCGGACATCGCCATCAGGAACCCGCGGGGGCTGTCGGATGAGCAAATCCAGAA GATTTTGCAGACCCTCAGAAGCGTTGCTGAAGCCAGGCTGGGGACGGAGGTGCTGTATGAGCTGATTGAG aaggggaaggagatTCTCACTGACAACAACATTCCTCACGGCCAGTGCGTGATTTGCCTCTATGGATTCCAG GAGAGGGAAGCCTTCACAAAGACCCAGTGCTACCACTACTTCCACTCCCACTGCCTGGCCCGATATGCCCAGCACATGGAGGAGGAGATCCTTATGcagcaggaagagagagagcagCACCTGGCACCTTCTCCCAAACAG GACGTCGGCGTGCAGTGCCCTGTCTGCCGGGAAACCCTGGTCTACGACCTCTGCGCCCTGAAGGCAGCGCCGCCCCCGCAGCACCCGCTG GAGCCATACAGGCCAGATGCCAAGACGCTGCAGCACCAAGAAGAACTGCGCTTAATTTTCAAGAGACAGCAAGAGAAAGGGGGCATCATTGACCCCGAAGCGGAGAGGAACCGCTACTTCATCAGCCTCCAGGCG cCTCCGGCTACTGCTGATCCAGGCCAGGCAGCCGCTGCCTCCGAGCCGCTGGTGAGTGCGAGCGCCGTGGACGCGCCCCAGGCACCCTGCCAAGCCTCGGCCCCAGAGCCGGCCAGGGCAGCGCCTGCGCAGCCCGAGAGGCCTGCGGTGCCCAGGGAGCcgcagagcaggagggaaaggCACAGAGGGGAGAGGCCAGGCCCCAAAGGCCCGGGCAGGCAGACGTGCAGCAGCTCGCAGGAGGCGGCCGAGGAAGCTTGTCATCCGCTCCACGGCTCCAGAGCACCCAGGGGCTTCAGTCGGAGACCAGAGAGGAGACCAGGCGGGAGGCACAGCCAGGAGTTTCCGAAGCATCACAGCAgaagcagggctgctgccttgGCCGAAAGAAAGGAGCTGTGCCCTGAAGACCCCTCACCAGAGACGGAGACAGCGGACTTGAAGGAGGAGCAGCGTGATGTGGAGAGATGGACCCCGGAGCAGGGCGCGGAggcccagggcagggagaaggagaacCTGGCGTTCAGCTGCAGCGACCACcgagcagctgctggctggcagggcCACCACCGGCCCTGGGACTGCGGGAGGTGGGAGAGGTCCAGGGCGCAGGAGCGTGGATCCCACCCCAGAGCACCAAGAGGGCGAGGGGCGCTCAGGCCCAGCGGACGTCGAGAAGCCCATCTCCTGGAGAAGGAGAGCGGCTCCTAG